A stretch of Sebastes fasciatus isolate fSebFas1 chromosome 19, fSebFas1.pri, whole genome shotgun sequence DNA encodes these proteins:
- the camkk2 gene encoding calcium/calmodulin-dependent protein kinase kinase 2 isoform X2, with amino-acid sequence MFPCHVTPWPSAEPPASCGHAPPAQPSQPLPDLLCSCPAPPLNAHSETPSPDPMESLIVVTEYEPSRPPGEAGEDEVEEMDSSETPEPASSVAASFRTPSCDLLSHTVSRSAALLPERGRLNLSDRKLSLQERSQTATSPCSSPGLNGRYIYPSLPYSPITSPHSSPRLPRRPTVESHSVSITDLQDCVQLNQYKLKDEIGKGSYGVVKLAYNEDDNTYYAMKVLSKRRLMRQAGFPRRPPPRGAKAAPDCPPQPKGPLERVYQEIAILKKLDHSNVVKLVEVLDDPSEDHLYMVFELVKQGAVMEVPTDKPFSEDQSRFYFQDLLRGIEYLHYQRIIHRDVKPSNLLVGEDGHIKIADFGVSNQFEGTDALLTSTVGTPAFLAPEALSETRKNFSGKALDVWAMGVTLYCFVFGVCPFMDERIISLHQKIKTQPVELPERADISDDLKDLLLKMLDKNPETRISIPQIKVHPWVTRHGAEPLPPEDDNCCMLIEVTEEEVENSVKHIPSLATVILVRTMLRKRSFGNPFDWGRKEDRSSLCASGQTLTKQESGDGMRSMDLPYVGEDEALS; translated from the exons ATGTTTCCTTGTCATGTAACCCCCTGGCCCTCTGCTGAGCCACCGGCCTCCTGCGGTCATGCACCTCCAGCGCAGCCCTCACAACCCCTGCCGGATCTGCTGTGCAGCTGCCCCGCTCCACCTTTGAACGCCCACTCTGAGACGCCCTCCCCAGACCCCATGGAGTCCCTCATCGTGGTCACGGAGTACGAACCCAGCAGACCGCCTGGAGAGGCTGGGGAGGATGAG GTAGAAGAAATGGACAGTTCTGAGACGCCCGAGCCAGCTTCCTCTGTGGCGGCGTCTTTCCGGACTCCTTCCTGCGACCTGCTGTCCCACACTGTTAGCCGGTCAGCGGCTCTGTTACCTGAAAGGGGGAGATTAAACCTTTCAGACCGGAAACTGTCCCTGCAGGAGCGCTCGCAAACTGCAACATCACCCTGCAGCTCACCGGGACTCAACGGGCGCTACATTTACCCGTCATTACCCTACTCTCCCATCACGTCGCCCCATTCCTCTCCACGCTTGCCCCGCCGGCCCACTGTGGAGTCCCACAGTGTTTCCATCACAGACCTCCAG GACTGTGTTCAACTCAACCAGTACAAGCTGAAAGATGAGATTGGAAAG GGCTCCTACGGTGTTGTCAAGCTGGCTTACAATGAGGATGACAACACGTACTAT GCGATGAAGGTGTTGTCCAAGAGGAGGCTGATGAGGCAGGCAGGTTTCCCAC GGAGACCTCCCCCTCGTGGAGCCAAAGCAGCCCCTGATTGTCCCCCTCAGCCCAAAGGACCCCTGGAGCGGGTATATCAAGAGATTGCCATCCTGAAAAAGCTGGACCATTCTAATGTGGTGAAACTCGTAGAG GTTTTGGATGACCCCAGCGAGGACCATCTGTACATGG TGTTTGAGCTGGTCAAGCAAGG GGCTGTGATGGAGGTGCCGACAGATAAACCTTTCAGTGAGGACCAGTCACGCTTTTACTTCCAAGATCTACTCCGGGGAATCGAGTATT TACATTACCAGAGGATCATCCATAGAGACGTCAAACCGTCTAACCTGTTGGTGGGAGAGGACGGACACATCAAGATAGCAGACTTCGGAGTCAGTAACCAGTTCGAGGGGACTGATGCCCTCCTGACCAGCACAGTGGGAACACCTGCTTTCCTCGCCCCTGAAGCGCTCTCTGAGACCAGGAAGAACTTCTCTGGAAAG gCGTTGGATGTTTGGGCCATGGGAGTGACACTTTACTGCTTCGTCTTTGGAGTG TGTCCGTTTATGGACGAGCGCATCATTAGTCTTCATCAGAAAATCAAGACACAACCTGTGGAGTTACCTGAACG TGCTGACATCTCGGATGATCTCAAAGATCTGTTGCTGAAAATGCTGGACAAGAATCCAGAGACCAGGATATCAATCCCGCAGATTAAA GTGCACCCATGGGTGACGAGGCACGGTGCTGAGCCCCTTCCTCCGGAGGATGACAACTGTTGTATGCTGATTGAGGTGAccgaggaggaggtggagaactCTGTTAAACACATCcccagcctggctacagtg ATCCTGGTGAGAACTATGCTGAGGAAGCGCTCCTTTGGGAACCCCTTTGACTGGGGCCGTAAAGAAGACCGCAGCAGTTTGTGTGCTTCGGGGCAAACTCTCAC
- the camkk2 gene encoding calcium/calmodulin-dependent protein kinase kinase 2 isoform X1 encodes MFPCHVTPWPSAEPPASCGHAPPAQPSQPLPDLLCSCPAPPLNAHSETPSPDPMESLIVVTEYEPSRPPGEAGEDEVEEMDSSETPEPASSVAASFRTPSCDLLSHTVSRSAALLPERGRLNLSDRKLSLQERSQTATSPCSSPGLNGRYIYPSLPYSPITSPHSSPRLPRRPTVESHSVSITDLQDCVQLNQYKLKDEIGKGSYGVVKLAYNEDDNTYYAMKVLSKRRLMRQAGFPRRPPPRGAKAAPDCPPQPKGPLERVYQEIAILKKLDHSNVVKLVEVLDDPSEDHLYMVFELVKQGAVMEVPTDKPFSEDQSRFYFQDLLRGIEYLHYQRIIHRDVKPSNLLVGEDGHIKIADFGVSNQFEGTDALLTSTVGTPAFLAPEALSETRKNFSGKALDVWAMGVTLYCFVFGVCPFMDERIISLHQKIKTQPVELPERADISDDLKDLLLKMLDKNPETRISIPQIKVHPWVTRHGAEPLPPEDDNCCMLIEVTEEEVENSVKHIPSLATVILVRTMLRKRSFGNPFDWGRKEDRSSLCASGQTLTKGRAGNVRYCYIHCNRRRKQESGDGMRSMDLPYVGEDEALS; translated from the exons ATGTTTCCTTGTCATGTAACCCCCTGGCCCTCTGCTGAGCCACCGGCCTCCTGCGGTCATGCACCTCCAGCGCAGCCCTCACAACCCCTGCCGGATCTGCTGTGCAGCTGCCCCGCTCCACCTTTGAACGCCCACTCTGAGACGCCCTCCCCAGACCCCATGGAGTCCCTCATCGTGGTCACGGAGTACGAACCCAGCAGACCGCCTGGAGAGGCTGGGGAGGATGAG GTAGAAGAAATGGACAGTTCTGAGACGCCCGAGCCAGCTTCCTCTGTGGCGGCGTCTTTCCGGACTCCTTCCTGCGACCTGCTGTCCCACACTGTTAGCCGGTCAGCGGCTCTGTTACCTGAAAGGGGGAGATTAAACCTTTCAGACCGGAAACTGTCCCTGCAGGAGCGCTCGCAAACTGCAACATCACCCTGCAGCTCACCGGGACTCAACGGGCGCTACATTTACCCGTCATTACCCTACTCTCCCATCACGTCGCCCCATTCCTCTCCACGCTTGCCCCGCCGGCCCACTGTGGAGTCCCACAGTGTTTCCATCACAGACCTCCAG GACTGTGTTCAACTCAACCAGTACAAGCTGAAAGATGAGATTGGAAAG GGCTCCTACGGTGTTGTCAAGCTGGCTTACAATGAGGATGACAACACGTACTAT GCGATGAAGGTGTTGTCCAAGAGGAGGCTGATGAGGCAGGCAGGTTTCCCAC GGAGACCTCCCCCTCGTGGAGCCAAAGCAGCCCCTGATTGTCCCCCTCAGCCCAAAGGACCCCTGGAGCGGGTATATCAAGAGATTGCCATCCTGAAAAAGCTGGACCATTCTAATGTGGTGAAACTCGTAGAG GTTTTGGATGACCCCAGCGAGGACCATCTGTACATGG TGTTTGAGCTGGTCAAGCAAGG GGCTGTGATGGAGGTGCCGACAGATAAACCTTTCAGTGAGGACCAGTCACGCTTTTACTTCCAAGATCTACTCCGGGGAATCGAGTATT TACATTACCAGAGGATCATCCATAGAGACGTCAAACCGTCTAACCTGTTGGTGGGAGAGGACGGACACATCAAGATAGCAGACTTCGGAGTCAGTAACCAGTTCGAGGGGACTGATGCCCTCCTGACCAGCACAGTGGGAACACCTGCTTTCCTCGCCCCTGAAGCGCTCTCTGAGACCAGGAAGAACTTCTCTGGAAAG gCGTTGGATGTTTGGGCCATGGGAGTGACACTTTACTGCTTCGTCTTTGGAGTG TGTCCGTTTATGGACGAGCGCATCATTAGTCTTCATCAGAAAATCAAGACACAACCTGTGGAGTTACCTGAACG TGCTGACATCTCGGATGATCTCAAAGATCTGTTGCTGAAAATGCTGGACAAGAATCCAGAGACCAGGATATCAATCCCGCAGATTAAA GTGCACCCATGGGTGACGAGGCACGGTGCTGAGCCCCTTCCTCCGGAGGATGACAACTGTTGTATGCTGATTGAGGTGAccgaggaggaggtggagaactCTGTTAAACACATCcccagcctggctacagtg ATCCTGGTGAGAACTATGCTGAGGAAGCGCTCCTTTGGGAACCCCTTTGACTGGGGCCGTAAAGAAGACCGCAGCAGTTTGTGTGCTTCGGGGCAAACTCTCAC GAAAGGCAGAGCAGGCAATGTGAGGTACTGCTACATTCATTGTAACCGAAGAAG
- the camkk2 gene encoding calcium/calmodulin-dependent protein kinase kinase 2 isoform X3, which produces MFPCHVTPWPSAEPPASCGHAPPAQPSQPLPDLLCSCPAPPLNAHSETPSPDPMESLIVVTEYEPSRPPGEAGEDEDCVQLNQYKLKDEIGKGSYGVVKLAYNEDDNTYYAMKVLSKRRLMRQAGFPRRPPPRGAKAAPDCPPQPKGPLERVYQEIAILKKLDHSNVVKLVEVLDDPSEDHLYMVFELVKQGAVMEVPTDKPFSEDQSRFYFQDLLRGIEYLHYQRIIHRDVKPSNLLVGEDGHIKIADFGVSNQFEGTDALLTSTVGTPAFLAPEALSETRKNFSGKALDVWAMGVTLYCFVFGVCPFMDERIISLHQKIKTQPVELPERADISDDLKDLLLKMLDKNPETRISIPQIKVHPWVTRHGAEPLPPEDDNCCMLIEVTEEEVENSVKHIPSLATVILVRTMLRKRSFGNPFDWGRKEDRSSLCASGQTLTKGRAGNVRYCYIHCNRRRKQESGDGMRSMDLPYVGEDEALS; this is translated from the exons ATGTTTCCTTGTCATGTAACCCCCTGGCCCTCTGCTGAGCCACCGGCCTCCTGCGGTCATGCACCTCCAGCGCAGCCCTCACAACCCCTGCCGGATCTGCTGTGCAGCTGCCCCGCTCCACCTTTGAACGCCCACTCTGAGACGCCCTCCCCAGACCCCATGGAGTCCCTCATCGTGGTCACGGAGTACGAACCCAGCAGACCGCCTGGAGAGGCTGGGGAGGATGAG GACTGTGTTCAACTCAACCAGTACAAGCTGAAAGATGAGATTGGAAAG GGCTCCTACGGTGTTGTCAAGCTGGCTTACAATGAGGATGACAACACGTACTAT GCGATGAAGGTGTTGTCCAAGAGGAGGCTGATGAGGCAGGCAGGTTTCCCAC GGAGACCTCCCCCTCGTGGAGCCAAAGCAGCCCCTGATTGTCCCCCTCAGCCCAAAGGACCCCTGGAGCGGGTATATCAAGAGATTGCCATCCTGAAAAAGCTGGACCATTCTAATGTGGTGAAACTCGTAGAG GTTTTGGATGACCCCAGCGAGGACCATCTGTACATGG TGTTTGAGCTGGTCAAGCAAGG GGCTGTGATGGAGGTGCCGACAGATAAACCTTTCAGTGAGGACCAGTCACGCTTTTACTTCCAAGATCTACTCCGGGGAATCGAGTATT TACATTACCAGAGGATCATCCATAGAGACGTCAAACCGTCTAACCTGTTGGTGGGAGAGGACGGACACATCAAGATAGCAGACTTCGGAGTCAGTAACCAGTTCGAGGGGACTGATGCCCTCCTGACCAGCACAGTGGGAACACCTGCTTTCCTCGCCCCTGAAGCGCTCTCTGAGACCAGGAAGAACTTCTCTGGAAAG gCGTTGGATGTTTGGGCCATGGGAGTGACACTTTACTGCTTCGTCTTTGGAGTG TGTCCGTTTATGGACGAGCGCATCATTAGTCTTCATCAGAAAATCAAGACACAACCTGTGGAGTTACCTGAACG TGCTGACATCTCGGATGATCTCAAAGATCTGTTGCTGAAAATGCTGGACAAGAATCCAGAGACCAGGATATCAATCCCGCAGATTAAA GTGCACCCATGGGTGACGAGGCACGGTGCTGAGCCCCTTCCTCCGGAGGATGACAACTGTTGTATGCTGATTGAGGTGAccgaggaggaggtggagaactCTGTTAAACACATCcccagcctggctacagtg ATCCTGGTGAGAACTATGCTGAGGAAGCGCTCCTTTGGGAACCCCTTTGACTGGGGCCGTAAAGAAGACCGCAGCAGTTTGTGTGCTTCGGGGCAAACTCTCAC GAAAGGCAGAGCAGGCAATGTGAGGTACTGCTACATTCATTGTAACCGAAGAAG
- the snrpd3l gene encoding small nuclear ribonucleoprotein D3 polypeptide, like, with product MSIGVPIKVLHEAEGHIVTCETNTGEVYRGKLIEAEDNMNCQMSNITVTYRDGRVAQLEQVYIRGSKIRFLILPDMLKNAPMLKSMKNKNQGSGAGRGKAAILKAQVAARGRGRGGMGRGNIFQKRR from the exons ATGTCCATTGGCGTGCCAATCAAAGTCCTGCATGAAGCAGAGGGACACATTGTGACCTGTGAGACCAACACTGGAGAGGTGTACAGAGGCAAGCTGATCGAGGCCGAGGACAACATGAACTGCCAG ATGTCCAATATAACGGTGACATATCGTGATGGCCGGGTGGCGCAGTTGGAGCAAGTCTACATCCGTGGCAGCAAGATCCGCTTCCTGATCCTACCTGACATGTTAAAGAACGCTCCCATGTTAAAGAGTATGAAGAACAAGAACCAAGGATCCGGCGCAGGAAGGGGAAAGGCAGCTATTCTCAAAGCACAAG TGGCTGCAAGGGGTCGGGGCCGTGGTGGAATGGGAAGAGGCAACATCTTCCAGAAGAGGCGAtaa